A window of Gadus chalcogrammus isolate NIFS_2021 chromosome 2, NIFS_Gcha_1.0, whole genome shotgun sequence genomic DNA:
GGACGTTAATGGTACCACAGAGGAGACTGTTGCAGTAGTCGAGCCTGGATGTTGCAGATGCTTGAATGAGTGTTTCTGCAGCAGTGAGGGTCGGTAGTTATTTGGGCAGTGCTTATCGAGTCCAGGTTAGAGTATTGGGGTGACTGAAAAGCTTCAAAGTGCCAGAACAGTTTTGTATACAGTTACACAACTTTATCCACTCAAGTCAGTTTTTGAACTATTTGCCATCCCTCTCTAATCAGATGCTGCCCCCTACAGTTAAAACATGATTCACAATAGCGTAGATATACTGTGTATCATGGTTCGGTTCCGTGAAGAACACAGCCACTCGACTCATGGTAAAGTGGTCTCAGTAAGCTATGCAGTTGCACCCCTAGGCCATCATGAGGCCTCTTATTTTGATGGCCGTCTTCCCTCAGAATTGTTTAGGTAATTTTGTCATAGCAAAAATGCGAAACCAATCCGTCATAAGCTAGCTTTCCTACAGTATGGTACCATGAGGATGGTCAAAATAAACCAAGGACACCGAACTCCAGCTCAAAGTACTTTATTCAGACTGATCAAATAGGCATCGAGGAAGGAGATCTCCGAGCTCAAATGGGAACCCTCACACTTATGAAACAATCATTTTTCCATTTTTCCGACGACAATAACCTTGCCGTCTTTATTCAAAGCAGTAACAAGAGATCAACACAGAATCAAGATGTGGATTAAGACAGAACTGCACGCCCGTGAGTCCCATCACTAGACTGACGCCTTTGGGCGTCTAGCTGGACCCCTTAAGGGTGTGCTTGTCAAACAGGTACTCGGCCATCCCGTTCGTAGGGGTGCTCATGCGACGCAGGTTGCTGACGTAGTCGCCCAGCTTCTTGATGGCCTCCACCTGTTCGTTCAGGTAGTGGGTCTCCAGGAAGTCGTTCATCTGAAAACAGGAAGATGGACAGTCAGTTAGGAAGCTGCAGAACAAATACGCAATCAAGAAGTTAAGCTTTGGTGGCTAAATGAAGACAGGGGCTTTCTGTGTGGGAAGAGATTGTGGACGCTTCTTTACTCACATGGGGGTCTCCGTGTTCTGAAGAGATCTTGTGCAGGTCCAGCAGGGCCTGGTTCACGGTCTTCTCCAGCTGCAGTGCAGCCTCCAAAGCCTCCAGGCCGGTGCCCCACTCATCACGCTCAGGTTTCTGTGGGGC
This region includes:
- the LOC130398119 gene encoding ferritin, middle subunit-like, with amino-acid sequence MPSQIRQNYHQDCEAAVNRMINMEMYASYAYQSMAFYFSRDDVALPGFAHFFKENSLEEREHAEKLMAFQNNRGGRIFLQDVKKPERDEWGTGLEALEAALQLEKTVNQALLDLHKISSEHGDPHMNDFLETHYLNEQVEAIKKLGDYVSNLRRMSTPTNGMAEYLFDKHTLKGSS